In Holophagales bacterium, one DNA window encodes the following:
- a CDS encoding type II/IV secretion system protein, protein MSVDSARQAPESAREAQRALLANERQRAEDLANRLRLPFVDLARVRIDSALFHSLPFDLMLRYGFVPLEQLAGRLRVAMKDPSDVTRLDELELLVGQPVEAEVAAAPAIDDVLQKAESSQRVLEEATEDFRIQLVQEDEEGGEVLSIDRITADASPIIKLIDSTLFNAIQRRASDIHIESGDHEVVIKYRIDGVLYQAMDPIDKRHHQTIISRIKVMSELDIAEKRVPQDGRFKLRLKGRTIDFRVSIMPSVHGEDCVIRILDKESMNKEFKNLRLDILGFDEETMKKVRKFIREPYGMVLVTGPTGSGKTTTLYACLAEIQSPEDKIITIEDPVEYQLRGITQIPVNEKKGLTFARGLRSILRHDPDKIMVGEIRDEETAQIAIQSALTGHLVFTTVHANNVVDVLGRFLNMKVDLYNFVSALNCVLAQRLVRRICPHCRRPARVSKQTLEESGLSPTLYADQVFYEGAGCLECNGTGFLGRLAVSELLDLSDRIRELILERRPASEIKRAAKEEGMRFLRESALEKALQGVTTLREINKVTFVD, encoded by the coding sequence ATGAGCGTGGACAGTGCGCGTCAGGCGCCGGAGTCGGCGCGCGAGGCCCAGCGCGCCCTGCTGGCCAACGAGCGCCAGCGGGCCGAGGACCTGGCGAACCGGCTGCGGCTGCCGTTCGTCGACCTGGCGCGCGTCCGCATCGACAGCGCCCTCTTCCATTCGCTGCCGTTCGACCTGATGCTGCGTTACGGCTTCGTGCCGCTCGAGCAGCTCGCCGGCCGGCTGCGGGTGGCGATGAAGGACCCGTCGGACGTCACCCGCCTCGACGAGCTCGAGCTGCTGGTCGGCCAGCCGGTCGAAGCGGAGGTGGCGGCGGCACCGGCGATCGACGACGTGCTGCAGAAGGCGGAGAGCTCGCAGCGGGTGCTCGAGGAGGCCACCGAGGATTTCCGCATCCAGCTCGTCCAGGAGGACGAGGAGGGCGGCGAGGTCCTGTCGATCGACCGCATCACCGCCGACGCCTCGCCGATCATCAAGCTGATCGACTCGACGCTCTTCAACGCCATCCAGCGCCGCGCCTCGGACATCCATATCGAGAGCGGCGACCACGAGGTGGTGATCAAGTACCGCATCGACGGCGTCCTCTACCAGGCGATGGACCCGATCGACAAGCGGCACCACCAGACGATCATCAGCCGCATCAAGGTGATGTCCGAGCTCGACATCGCCGAGAAGCGGGTGCCGCAGGACGGACGGTTCAAGCTGCGTCTGAAGGGTCGCACCATCGACTTCCGCGTCTCGATCATGCCGTCGGTGCACGGCGAGGACTGCGTCATCCGCATCCTCGACAAGGAGTCGATGAACAAGGAGTTCAAGAACCTGCGCCTCGACATCCTCGGTTTCGACGAGGAGACGATGAAGAAGGTGCGCAAGTTCATCCGCGAGCCCTACGGCATGGTGCTGGTCACCGGCCCGACCGGCTCGGGCAAGACGACCACGCTCTACGCCTGCCTCGCCGAGATCCAGTCGCCCGAGGACAAGATCATCACCATCGAGGATCCGGTCGAGTACCAGCTCAGGGGGATCACCCAGATCCCGGTCAACGAGAAGAAGGGGCTGACCTTCGCCCGCGGCCTGCGCTCGATCCTGCGGCACGACCCGGACAAGATCATGGTGGGCGAGATTCGTGACGAGGAAACGGCGCAGATCGCCATCCAGTCGGCCCTGACCGGCCACCTGGTGTTCACCACCGTCCACGCCAACAACGTGGTGGACGTGCTGGGGCGCTTCCTCAACATGAAGGTGGACCTCTACAATTTCGTGTCGGCGCTCAACTGCGTGCTCGCCCAGCGCCTGGTGCGCCGGATCTGCCCGCACTGCCGGCGGCCGGCGCGGGTCTCGAAACAGACGCTCGAGGAGTCCGGTCTCTCGCCGACGCTCTATGCCGATCAGGTGTTCTACGAAGGGGCCGGATGCCTCGAGTGCAACGGCACCGGGTTCCTCGGCCGCCTGGCGGTCTCCGAGCTGCTCGACCTGTCGGATCGCATCCGCGAGCTGATTCTCGAGCGCCGGCCGGCCTCGGAGATCAAGCGCGCCGCCAAGGAGGAGGGGATGCGGTTCCTCCGCGAGTCGGCGCTGGAGAAGGCACTGCAAGGGGTCACGACGCTCCGTGAGATCAACAAGGTCACCTTTGTGGATTGA